The Glycine max cultivar Williams 82 chromosome 3, Glycine_max_v4.0, whole genome shotgun sequence sequence CTCTAGAGCAGTGAACACAAGATGCTAGTAGTTGTGTGTACTCATTTCCTGGTCATAGGATGAGTAAGAGAGCAGCTTCTATTAAAGTTAAAGCCATGAATGTGGCAGAGGTTACTAGTAATGCACTTGCCTTGTTTCATATATATGCATCTAGGTACCGAAAAACAGCAACTCTGTCCACCAAGAAGCTAGTAGCTAGAAGATAATAAGCTATATAGCCTATTACCACCCACTGTTTGTCCATGTGAATGATACATGTTTTTTCTTTGGGTAGGTTATGATGGCCATTAAATTGATGTATCTATttctataaatttaatttcatattaatttgtaTTCATAAAAACTGTGTTGATAGTATTTTGCTATTGATGATTATATCACGGCGCCGCTTAAGACATAGGCAAGTAAGTGACGTATGCTTAATGCGGTAATGCCTAATTATGTGGGGCCtaggaaaaattttaaatatgtgtaTTATCAGTTATCACTATGTCTGAGTGCACACATGTTTACTCTATTATATTGTTTAGAATTTTGGTTATTATTGTTAACAACTAGTAAAATTTAAAGTGGGGAAGTTCAATAAAATTGGAAATTTTGGATTATAAAAAAGGAGTGTTAAGGATTTGTTGGCACCACAATATTTTCTAAAGGCCTAGCCTCGTGTACAACTAAACCTACTAGCATACGATACTGTTTGGTAGGCAAGGTACTATATTACATAATGTACCTAACGTCTTCCTGAGAGGTATATATGGCAAAAATTGGTGAGTCAATAAGTATACCTAACAAACAAGTTGTATATTAAACAAAGGTTATACAGACTGAAGATCAAAGCAGGGAATGAGGCATGATTGCATGGCTCGGGGTGGGGggactataaaattaaaattcatcccATAAATAtttatgcatcaaattttatatataccaGAAATTTATATTTGTGTGGATCATCAAAGAGTCAGTTATAAATTGTTGTCAACTTAcactttaatttataattatatttgtaaaaaaataataaatatggaataatgaaaaattagaaAGACATTAATTTACTTTGTGCAATAACTTTGGCTTTGCCTCGTCGATTTGTACTTTTTTTGAGTCCTACTACCCAATTCTTAGTGACACTTGTTCTATGATATTAAAAGAATAAGAATTCCCATAATTAGGGTTtaacttgttttaattttttgttttcattataaTTGAGTTAAGGATAATAAGAAAGGTCCACAACACAATTAGTTAGTGATTAAGAAAacccaaaatgaaaaaaaaaagaacaattgATTACCTGataactaaaatttaacaaaatataacattatgttctattattttttctcctaAACAAAAAACGATTATACTAACTTTACAATTTTGAAAAACCTAACACTTAACTTCGTCCCTGGATGCAAGAGGGTTCTGATTTTCAACATGTCAATATATATGGATTCTTTATGTGATCAagctatatatatcatatatttttttggtgatatattttttatttttttaagatatatatatatatatatatatatatatatatatatatatatatatatcatatgacGCAAAAtagaataagataaataatgagataatatatatgcatttgacATCCATTTTAGAGCATTGATATCCTGGATATGTCAAGCTGACTAAAACACAATGTTGAAGTATAATAAATGTTCTCTCTATTTGGTGCGATCAGTTTAAAAATGTATGGATTTTTTATTCTAGATGTTAGCTATATCATATGGCGCCAAAtagaataagataaataattaatgagatAAAATACAAGCATTTGACATCCTTTTTAGGGCATTGATATCCTCCAATTAACctcatcttaattaattagttgacTCACACTTTTGATAGTATTTTGGCTGAATAGAGTAAGACAAATAGTAGGATAAGAACATTTCTAATGCAAGTACTCAAATTTAGATTCTTAACACTTTTTTATGGATCTCTTGTTGCCATAGAAAATTTAAGAATACTAACTAATTCTTACTCCAATGATAGAACTCATAAActtatttttagtaatttttatatttatctcttCACTCACAAAAAACCTCATTCTGACTTGGaacgtattttttttactaattaattaagcaaTCTTGATTGTATAAGTAACTTTTATAAGAACTCTACAAGATTTCATATAACTCAATGATATTTTCAAACTGCTTAACTTTAAGAACCAACCTATATAAGCAACTCTAAAagctaattatattataatagtaAATATCAAACAgctaattaaaatagaattagtCTCTGATTTAATGGGTTAGGAAACACCGTAATCTTTGatcgaagaaaaaaaaactaattaaagcaTAATAGATTTGAATATCTTAACGTAATTAATCACAAAAAAACCCTAACCGTCTTACTCCTTATATccattttgttgtgttatttaaaatttatattttatatattacttgTTTATAAAGACAAATTCTTTTGGGTCCATTTTTTTCATTACATAAATTACTCAATTTGTAACTACCAATTTCTTTTTTACTGAATTTGCAGCATTTTATTGTCATGAAACCACGTTAGACTTCATTTGTGGTCTTTACACGGTTGGTTGTCTTTTTGCAGCaggtatatataaaatacaaattcaTAGCTTAATTAGAGGATCTTCAATGCTATGACAAAGACAACCCAATTTATATCACTTTAATCTTAAGCAATTCAAACAACTTTTTCCTCAATGGACATTTCTTGCTTAACtcgtaaatattatattttcctctcctatatttaatataaaattaaataaatcatgaacaataattattaatataagcaactctcttaaattttaaacaatttaaaatcacatgtaacatactaaaataattttttttgttaagcaaCTCGCATTTTGTAGATGCTCTAGTTATATTTCCACTAAAGGATGCCTTCAAAAAGCAAATGATGAGAATACGATTTCTTGTCGTCGGAAATTATACTGTAGCAATAATTACACGGAGAATATTTCAATAAAGCCTAAGATTTTTCGGTCAGTGCTGATTCTGTTCTCAAGTAATTTTTCACACTTGTATAAAAGACGTACTCATGTAAACTCCTAggcattttggtttttttttttttaaagaaaaaagacattacttatattttatactttaaagAGATAATAATGCAGAAACTTCGATATATAGGAGCAACATTTGGGTGAGAATATTATATCAAAGTCCTACGTAGcaataacattacaataatatCTTTTGTGAGAAATATTCCAAATGGCAGTGAAAGTTGAGATTGTATCTAAAGACACCATAAAGCCATCTTCTCCAACCCCTAATCATCTTCAACACTTCAAACTCTCCCTCCTCGATCAATTGGCTCCTCCATTTTACGTCCCCATTCTCctcttttactctttctctgATGATGACTTCAAAACAATATCTCACAAGCTGAAGGCTTCTTTATCACAAGTCCTCACTCTCTACCACCCCTTTTGCGGAACACTGAGAGGCAATTCAGCCGTTGAGTGCAACGACGAGGGCATTCTTTACACCGAGTCTAGAGTCTCCGTTGAGCTCTCAAACGTTGTGAAGAACCCTCATCTTCACGAGATCAACGAACTTTTCCCGTTTGATCCCTACAACCCTGCAAGGGAAACACTGGAAGGGAGGAACATGATGGCTGTTCAGCTGAACCAGTTCAAGTGTGGGGGTGTAGCACTTGGCGTGTGCTTCTCACACAAGATCGCTGATGCTTCAACTGCAGCTTCATTCCTCAGCGCCTGGGCAGCAACATCAAGGTATTCAACAAATAAAGAGTTAGTATTTCAAAATTGTAATTTCTTTGCCAATATAAGGTCACTCTTAAACTATGGGTTTACTTAATCCTATAATTGTAATTTCAAAATTGTTGTCTTTCTTCAATTCTTAACTTCTTTCTTAATCACCAACTCGATCTTATAACTTTTATCACCAAATTTTAGTgagatttaaaaattatatataaattgttcAGTTTcagtcattaattttaattttttgcagGAAGGAAGACAACAACAAAGTAGTACCACCTCAAATGGAAGAAGGGGCGCTGCTATTCCCGCCAAGGAACATAGAAATGGACATGACACGCGGCATGGTCGGCGACAAAGACATTGTGACAAAGAGGTTCGTGTTCAACGATTCCAACATATCTAAACTTCGGCAAAAAATGGGGTGCTTCAATTTCAATCCCACGCGTGTGGAAGCCGTGACAGCACTCATATGGAAATCATCGTTGGAAGCAGCAAAAGAAAGATCAGCAGAAGGAAGATTTCCCGCATCCATGATATCACACGCAGTGAACATTCGCCACAGAATAATGGCCTCATCAAAGCATCATTCAATTGGAAATCTATGGCAACAAGCAGTCTCTCAGTTGGTGGAAGTGGAAGAAGAAATGGGGTTGTGTGATTTGGCTGAGAGAGTGAGAAAAACAACAAGAGAAGTTGATGGAAACTATGTGGCTAAACTTCAGGGTCTTGAGTTTTATAAGGTGATTGAGTCTTTGAAGGAGGCAAGGATAATGGCCTCAGAAAAGGGTGTTCCATGTTATAGCTTTAGCAGTTGGGTGAGATTTGGTTTCTATGAAGTGGATTTTGGATGGGGAAAGCCAACTTACGTGCGAACTATTGGAGTACCAATAAAAAATGTGGTGATTTTGATGGGTACAAAGGATGGGGATGGCCTAGAGGCTTGGGTAACCTTGACTACAAGTAACATGGTGCAATTTGAGCAAAATCCAGAACTTCTCGAGTTTGCTTCATTTGattcttaaatatgtttaaaatagattctaaaaaatttacaacaactcaTACATTCTGTTAAACTAAGTTAGACTTCCTTTGTTTAAGtaggtttgtttgtttgttcacattaatttacatatatagcACATCTTCATATTATGATAACTCATTGCTTAGGTCTTAGGTCCTTAGGAAATACAGAATTATTAGAGTGCAGCTGCATATTTAGGTTATCCTTAATTGTTTCTAGTTGCTGAGGTTTCATGTGTTTTCTACTTGTTATATTAAACTTTACAAGGTTGAATAAAGTTGAGGTGACCAgtgtttttcaaaaagtttaaaataagtgCCTACAacttaaaaattgtaaataggtatcttactttaaaaaattcattaccTAGTTTGATGACTATTCAACGTTAATCACACTCTCTCCTTCGTATTCCATATCCTTAACCACTCACTCCAATGTTGGCCGAGAGAAGCCAACGCTATGTGGGAAGCCATCAATAAGAGGATGCATTCACAGAGGAAGGATGGGAGAGGCGAGTTTGAAGCCTCAAACCCTAAAAGCTTTAGATCCATATATATCTATTTGAATTTTAGGATCTCAAGTTTTTCCGGTTTGGATTTTGTTTTTGCTCATTTTATTGAGAAATGGAACTGTGTTTGCTGCAGCAGTTCCTAATTCTGCTTTATTGTTCCAGATCTAGATATGAAAATTGTAGAAAAACGAGTGTATATTATTTACTGGATGGTGTGGCCGGAAAGGTAAGGCACTATGGTGTGGAAAGGAAGAGGTTTGGGATTTTGATCATTAgggggtaatttttttttctaatttaccaAATAGAGATAAGTCATATGGACGGTTATGATTTGATAGACAGAAGTAATATGATTTTTgagacttttatatatatatatatatatatatatatatatatatatatatatatatatatatataacaaagttGTATCCATAAccatgattttaattatttttttggttatgaCTGTTAAGTCATATAATGACCTACAActtcaaaatcatatatttcCTGAGACTTCAAAGTTATGTTTGATCtatcttttgtaatttatttttttctttttgattagttgttagttatttattttttatatttgtgtttctaatattattaattattatttgcaagagaattaaaaaaaaagatgtaaacaaaatacttaaaaaaatgtaacgcatagtttttttaaatattaaatagtagGATGATATCctacaagaaaaatgtttgtCATTGATATGATGAGATaaggaattaattttaaacaagtttaaaaaatattgttcatTATATATAACTGAAAtgtataatagtaataaatgtCTATATAAACAAGTTGACCCCTaatattatgtatatttttaattttttatgtttgtggATATTTTGTGTTGCtccatttattttaatatattatattgtttttattttaaaaagttgtgtattagtaaattattttcttatttaaaaaattatttttattatgttcgtAGGATTAattgtcaaaattaaattagtaaataatattataaagtcAAAGATAATTCACGACTTTAAATTTACAAGATTATTAGTGACTATAAAGTTGTGTACTCCTATTCAACtttaatacatttaattttaaataaaaataaacattaataaaataagaaaaatcttaaaacaatttacaacttcataaaaaaaaaacaaaaatctcaaAAATCATACTACTTCTATATTTAAAGTCGTAACATTCCTTCCATACAGCTTACCCCCAATTCGTAAATAATTCAAAAGCTGCTCCTATTtggtaaattagaaaaaaaaaattacccccTAATGGTCAAAAGGCCAAGTGGTTTATTCCTTTGCCTACTGCTTGTTCGTTAAAATGTCTGCTAAGGAAATAAAGGCACTatgatttgttttcttaaatttggCAGCAAGGATTAAATAGGGGAAGGAAAGAAGtatgaaaaagagagagaaacctATGGAGAAAAGAACATAAGAGCGTTGACACTTTTTTGCTAAAATTCAAAATCTAACTGCATCAAAACTCAATTGGACAAAAAATGTCACATTTAGGCATTTATGAAAAACAAAGGACCTGATTGGCTGATTGATGTTTTCAATAAACAAAGGAactaaattaatgattaagCCAGTGTTCAAAACTTCGCTcaaacattattgacttggCCAACATAAGCCATAAAAAGAACGAAGgacaaaattcttaaattttcttCAATTACACAAACAATCATTAATCATActtatcatcaaaactcaatTGAATTTTGCTTCTGTTTTTTTGTATAACTTACAAACATGATACCCAAAAGAGAAAACCAGAGATGTAGATCAAAGAAATGTTGTCTATTAATTGTATGGTATTCAGACACTACCAGCTTCTGTCTCCATGATTCACCCAATTATGAATTTAACCAAGGAAAAACATTGGGTGATGTCTGCAACCTCCCTGTTAAAACTTCAACACCAGTCTCTGTCACCTAATAATGAAAACCATGAATCATATTAGTTTAAGGTACAATCAGCTAAAAGTAGTAATCCCACTACTAAATGTATACTTTAAGAGaccaaatataattaaaattccaattACTAATTCGCTGACCAAAACAAATGATGGCCATAGCTTATAGCTTTAGAGCACTATGTAATAATAGAGATTTGGATAGCAAGCATGAGATTATAGGTTTAAACCTACATTATACCAAAAAATTTAAACCTACATTATACTAAGACATTGTGTGCTCTCTAGTATCATAACAGTTTACAAAGGCCTAGACAAGGACATATTGTAGAAGTTACACACGTATACATAAAAATCATTAGCATTATATTGAGGTGAAAAAGTAAATTACTAAATGTTACCATATCTTTCTtgaaaatttcatccaaaatttaaaattatgataattttctctaatttattatCACTTTCAGCACCTCAAGACATTGTTTTACTTGGCAGGACACTGCAGAAAATAACCAGATTGTTTGACATGTATACACTGTAATAGGACTCGGGAGAAAACAGGAATGAACTTACCAAAAGAGTCTGCTCAAATTGAGCACTTCGTTTACCATCTGCTGTAACAGCAGTCCATCCATCAGGCCACATTCGATCCCGCCAGACACctattaataaacaataatattagAGCTGCCACATGTATCTATCAAAGTTATCTATTTAAGAGATATTATAAAGAAGTATACCGGCATTGATCATAGGTTCAATTGTAAAGGTCTGTCCGGCCTTCATCACACCAACTGCTTTATTTCCTGACAGTGATTAAGGTGTATACATTCCATATGTTCTCGTTCTACTTTCTAGCAACCTTTGTTCTTTGTTAGGGGGTACGGGTAGAAAAGCTAGAGGTGCACGTTGGGAAAGAAAGTTTGGTTTAAGAAAAAATGGCACATATGAATGAGGAAGCTGGCTGCTTCTAGCAAGTAATGGTATGTATAACAGAATTGTCAATAGGAAGTGAATCTATAGAATCATTCCTAgttttgtaagtcattttatgcGTAAACAAAACAATTGGTTGCTTAGTATTAAAAGAGAAGTATATACTGTGCTGAATGTTAAAGATCAAAACATTAGAGGatgcaaaaagaaaatttccaaatatttttttcaatacccTGCAGTGCTTTTAAACTAAGGAAAGGATACTTGAATAATGAGGAATGTTAGGTGCACAATGGAAGAGCTCTCCAATTCCATGACCACAATATGATTTTACCTATGGGGTCATGGGAAAAAATGAGTAAGGAACAGATGATAACCATGCACTAGTGTgaacaaataacaataaatagattaaaaaattaaagaacaaagaAGTAAATCATTACCACTGAAAAGCCAGACATTGAAGCATGACGATTAATAACTTCACCAATTTCACGGAATCGTACCCCAGGTTTAACTGAATTTGATTTACAAGAAGATTCAGGATCCCATTCCATAGttcaatttcttaaaatattatgtatgtttcaattatattaagtattttaaacACAGCAATCACAATATAATCCAAACGCCACATGCATACTTTTAACAATGCAAATTTACACCATATTAAGTAGCTAATATGATTCAATATCAGTTACTCAACCCTTCTGtccttaatttatatttttaccaGTTAAATGATTTGTTACCTTATAATTTGGGATTTAGAAATTAGGACCAAATTTgtagtttgatttatgaattgataacGAACCTTTAAGGTACACATCAaacaaaagacaaataaaagatCCAAGACTGCTATAATGTTTCAAAAGTTCAATTATATTTGAAACTTAAACAAGACACAAACTTCAGAATTGAAATCAAATGGATATATACCAATGGATATTGCCTTCTCCAGGCACTCATATGTGCATTTTACTAGTTGGCGAGACTCTTCATCAACATTTCCCACAAAGTATGTTTCATTGAGATCACCTgcataaaaattcatataattaacCAACAGTCAAATTATGAACAAGTGAAACTGTGAAACAAATGTGCTAATCAACTTACCATGAACACCTTTATAGTACACAGTGACATCAACATTTACAATGTCACCATCCTCAAGCTTCCTGCACAATGACTATATTATTAAGAAAGGTACTCAAGCTGGTATAATCTTATCATGCTTCAGCGAGTCAGTGGCACTTACACTAATCAAGTGTCAAGTACCAACGAAGCATCAGTaaggaaagttagtttacaataATTTATCTCCACAAGTAATACTGAGTTCTGGCAACA is a genomic window containing:
- the LOC100792323 gene encoding stemmadenine O-acetyltransferase is translated as MAVKVEIVSKDTIKPSSPTPNHLQHFKLSLLDQLAPPFYVPILLFYSFSDDDFKTISHKLKASLSQVLTLYHPFCGTLRGNSAVECNDEGILYTESRVSVELSNVVKNPHLHEINELFPFDPYNPARETLEGRNMMAVQLNQFKCGGVALGVCFSHKIADASTAASFLSAWAATSRKEDNNKVVPPQMEEGALLFPPRNIEMDMTRGMVGDKDIVTKRFVFNDSNISKLRQKMGCFNFNPTRVEAVTALIWKSSLEAAKERSAEGRFPASMISHAVNIRHRIMASSKHHSIGNLWQQAVSQLVEVEEEMGLCDLAERVRKTTREVDGNYVAKLQGLEFYKVIESLKEARIMASEKGVPCYSFSSWVRFGFYEVDFGWGKPTYVRTIGVPIKNVVILMGTKDGDGLEAWVTLTTSNMVQFEQNPELLEFASFDS